Proteins from a genomic interval of Amycolatopsis sp. cg13:
- a CDS encoding alpha/beta fold hydrolase translates to MDASGFGTLAGLFPERAVVTYDPRGLGRSTRSDGETENRPEVQAGDVHAVISALGVGAVDLFASSGGAVTAVALVARYPGDVETLVAHEPPVIAVLPDVEAAARACDGVTERYLARGWGYGMAAFIAMTSWVGEFTEEFFAQPEVEPGQFGLPVEDDGKRDDPLLSSRSRPVIDYVPDVAALKAAGSRVVLAVGEETGDTFTGRTVRALAARTGVGVTVFPSHHGGFLGGEGGYAGKPEEFAVRLREVLG, encoded by the coding sequence ATGGATGCCAGTGGGTTCGGGACGCTTGCCGGGTTGTTTCCGGAGCGGGCGGTGGTTACTTATGATCCGCGGGGGCTTGGGCGGAGTACTCGGTCTGATGGGGAGACGGAGAATCGGCCCGAGGTTCAGGCCGGGGACGTGCATGCGGTGATTTCGGCTCTTGGGGTGGGGGCTGTTGATCTGTTCGCCAGTAGCGGTGGGGCGGTTACTGCGGTGGCGTTGGTGGCTCGGTATCCGGGGGATGTGGAGACGTTGGTGGCGCATGAGCCGCCGGTTATCGCGGTGTTGCCGGATGTTGAGGCGGCTGCTCGGGCTTGTGACGGGGTGACTGAGCGGTATTTGGCTCGGGGGTGGGGGTATGGGATGGCTGCGTTTATCGCTATGACTAGCTGGGTTGGGGAGTTTACTGAGGAGTTCTTCGCGCAGCCCGAGGTTGAGCCTGGGCAGTTCGGGTTGCCTGTTGAGGATGACGGGAAGCGGGATGATCCGTTGTTGTCTTCGCGGTCTCGGCCGGTTATTGATTATGTGCCGGATGTTGCTGCGTTGAAGGCTGCCGGGAGTCGGGTTGTGTTGGCGGTGGGGGAGGAGACTGGGGATACGTTTACTGGGCGGACCGTGCGGGCTCTTGCCGCGCGGACGGGGGTGGGGGTGACTGTGTTTCCTAGTCACCATGGTGGGTTTCTTGGCGGGGAGGGTGGGTATGCGGGGAAACCGGAGGAGTTTGCTGTTCGGTTGAGGGAGGTTTTGGGGTGA
- a CDS encoding sensor histidine kinase, with translation MIVPQAKLKLWQQGWRLTAAALLGAFAWLTIAAQLPEGSDDPRIGWLLFGDPIIGVGCLVATLWRRKYPLSVATGVVIVSAVSSSAGGAALLVLGSLATRRRPLETAFIGFACVATGAVTEGIYPRGADPDPWWLSVAFIVLITGIVVAVGAAIGARREELQSLRERAESAEREQVARAAEARIVERHRIAREMHDVLAHRVSLVAMQAGVLGHRTDLAPDQVSLLAKGIADGAHQALEELREVLGVLRASPGGLEPPQPSLATLPALVADARALGVNVAYTPESIGTPPDLLARTVYRIVQEGLTNAGKHAPGAEVRVTVEGGEGDGLRVTVRDSGTASGEKPPPSAGFGLLGLSERVELAGGELDHHADPGGGFVLTAWLPWPARGEGSE, from the coding sequence GTGATCGTTCCGCAGGCCAAGCTCAAGCTGTGGCAGCAGGGGTGGCGGCTGACTGCCGCAGCGCTGCTCGGTGCGTTCGCCTGGTTGACGATCGCGGCCCAGTTGCCGGAGGGGTCTGACGATCCGCGGATCGGGTGGCTGCTCTTCGGCGACCCGATCATCGGCGTCGGATGCCTGGTCGCGACCTTGTGGCGGCGGAAGTATCCGCTTTCGGTCGCGACCGGGGTGGTGATCGTCTCGGCGGTGTCGTCGTCCGCGGGAGGTGCGGCGCTGCTCGTGCTCGGGTCGCTCGCCACCCGGCGGCGGCCGCTCGAGACCGCGTTCATCGGGTTTGCCTGCGTCGCGACGGGAGCGGTCACCGAAGGTATTTACCCGCGCGGTGCGGATCCCGACCCCTGGTGGCTGTCGGTGGCGTTCATCGTGCTGATCACCGGCATCGTCGTGGCGGTCGGGGCGGCGATCGGGGCGCGGCGCGAGGAGTTGCAGTCGCTGCGGGAACGTGCGGAGAGCGCGGAACGCGAGCAGGTCGCGCGGGCGGCGGAGGCGCGGATCGTCGAGCGGCATCGGATCGCGCGGGAGATGCATGACGTCCTCGCGCATCGGGTTTCGCTGGTCGCGATGCAGGCCGGGGTGCTGGGACATCGGACGGATCTGGCACCTGACCAGGTGTCGCTGCTGGCCAAGGGGATCGCTGACGGGGCGCATCAGGCGTTGGAGGAGCTGCGGGAGGTGCTCGGCGTGCTGCGGGCGAGCCCGGGTGGGCTTGAGCCGCCGCAGCCATCGCTCGCGACTCTGCCTGCGCTGGTCGCTGATGCGCGGGCGCTGGGGGTCAACGTCGCGTACACCCCGGAATCCATCGGTACGCCGCCGGATCTGCTTGCGCGGACGGTGTACCGGATTGTCCAAGAAGGACTGACCAACGCCGGGAAACACGCACCCGGCGCGGAAGTGCGGGTCACCGTGGAGGGCGGGGAGGGCGACGGCCTGCGCGTGACTGTGCGGGATTCGGGTACGGCGAGCGGGGAGAAGCCGCCGCCGTCGGCTGGGTTCGGGTTGCTGGGGCTGTCCGAGCGGGTCGAGCTCGCCGGTGGTGAACTTGACCATCACGCGGACCCGGGCGGCGGGTTCGTGCTGACCGCGTGGCTGCCGTGGCCTGCCCGCGGCGAAGGGAGCGAGTGA
- a CDS encoding TetR/AcrR family transcriptional regulator: MANSAGSKGMPRPERERLILDAAVQEFGTQGYAHASVAAIARRAEISKPLVYGYFDSKDGLYLACLHRGAAPLVDAVTEAQTGTGLTRALGTLEAIFRTLEPRRPDWAVLWDPTLPPNSAVDEAARSYRRKLSALGAEGTQEALSTAGFADPADASLFARIWYGAVAATVNWWLEHPEEPAEVTTQRCARILASLRG, translated from the coding sequence GTGGCAAATTCGGCAGGCAGCAAGGGAATGCCGCGCCCCGAACGGGAGCGGCTGATCCTCGACGCCGCCGTCCAGGAGTTCGGCACCCAGGGCTACGCCCACGCCTCAGTAGCCGCCATCGCCCGCCGGGCGGAAATTTCCAAACCGCTCGTCTACGGCTACTTCGACTCCAAAGACGGCCTCTACCTGGCCTGCCTGCACCGAGGCGCGGCCCCGCTGGTCGACGCCGTCACCGAAGCCCAAACCGGCACCGGCCTCACCCGAGCCCTAGGCACCCTGGAAGCGATCTTCCGCACCCTGGAACCCCGCCGCCCGGACTGGGCAGTCCTCTGGGACCCCACCCTCCCCCCGAACTCCGCGGTGGACGAAGCCGCCCGCTCCTACCGCCGCAAACTGTCCGCATTAGGCGCGGAAGGCACCCAAGAAGCCTTGTCCACAGCCGGTTTCGCCGACCCAGCAGACGCCTCCCTGTTCGCCCGGATCTGGTACGGCGCAGTAGCCGCCACCGTCAACTGGTGGCTGGAGCACCCGGAAGAACCCGCCGAAGTCACCACCCAACGCTGCGCGAGAATCCTCGCCTCCCTGCGCGGCTAA
- a CDS encoding DUF6670 family protein, with protein sequence MSVLTAAAPFVVNRVLPRFDQRIEESAKPFDRPGLLRPHPDSRTWAWTHYGIFVPELPAPHRYLNTMTLIGSTGAVCFDNDYLATSDARRTTTVLSSTAAPGHHHYQAYDSHTECRFAEDGSRLEWDSDLAIEAAHPSYQVHARYAGFSADLTITATPQVSWFVRNPAYDHLSLLATFTGMITDDTGETEIGGLCTVEYARSVSPQALRRTPLPQRFKLPIDFFTYQIINLDDRTQLLLTDVRAAGATACRLAYVRTLDGDAAVFREVQFEVDYRDEPEVDPQGREMRAPERFRWTVRDGAAEVVAVEAVVDSPLRYGHGRGYVGAYTYSGAFRRRAVSGSGYFEWVDCES encoded by the coding sequence ATGAGCGTGCTGACCGCTGCCGCGCCGTTCGTGGTGAACCGGGTGCTCCCTCGCTTCGACCAGCGGATCGAGGAGTCCGCGAAGCCGTTCGACCGGCCCGGCCTGCTGCGGCCGCATCCGGATTCGCGGACTTGGGCGTGGACGCATTACGGCATCTTCGTGCCGGAGCTGCCCGCGCCGCATCGCTACCTCAACACGATGACGCTGATCGGCAGCACTGGCGCGGTCTGTTTCGACAACGACTACCTCGCTACCTCCGATGCGCGCCGCACTACGACTGTCCTGTCGTCCACTGCCGCGCCCGGGCATCATCACTATCAGGCTTACGATTCGCACACCGAATGCCGCTTCGCGGAGGACGGTTCGCGGTTGGAGTGGGATTCGGATCTTGCTATCGAGGCGGCGCATCCGTCGTATCAGGTGCATGCGCGTTATGCCGGGTTCTCGGCGGACCTGACTATCACTGCCACGCCTCAGGTGTCTTGGTTCGTGCGGAATCCGGCGTATGACCACTTGAGTCTTCTTGCGACCTTTACCGGGATGATTACTGACGACACTGGCGAGACGGAGATCGGCGGGCTCTGCACTGTTGAGTACGCGCGATCTGTTTCGCCGCAAGCCCTTCGGCGTACGCCGTTGCCTCAGCGGTTCAAGCTGCCGATTGACTTCTTTACCTATCAGATCATCAATCTCGATGATCGGACGCAGTTGTTGCTGACCGATGTCCGGGCGGCTGGGGCTACGGCTTGCCGACTTGCCTATGTGCGCACGCTGGACGGCGATGCTGCGGTGTTTCGGGAGGTCCAGTTCGAGGTGGACTATCGGGACGAGCCGGAGGTCGATCCGCAGGGGCGGGAGATGCGGGCACCGGAGCGGTTTCGGTGGACGGTTCGGGACGGGGCAGCGGAGGTCGTGGCGGTGGAGGCCGTTGTGGACAGTCCATTGCGGTATGGGCATGGGCGCGGTTATGTCGGCGCGTATACGTATTCCGGCGCGTTTCGGCGGCGGGCGGTGTCGGGGAGCGGGTACTTCGAGTGGGTGGATTGCGAAAGTTAG
- a CDS encoding APC family permease, whose amino-acid sequence MAQQSTPEAVGGQLRANALGTGGIAFLVLAAVAPLTGMVVIAGLGIALGNGGGMPASFLIAGVVLLLFGIGYARMSRYVSNAGGFYAYLVAALGRPAGLSGAFVALAGYNCFVAGAVGTSGALTGGVVNRVFHLDLPWEFWAGLSVAAVFLLSRRGVDVSAKVLAVSLILEVSILVVFDVVVLVKSGYSFSALSPAVVTSGSIGLGLLFAATCFIGFEATALFSEEARDPNKSVPRATYIAVIAIGVFAAVTSLALVSAIGVENAKSVAQDHLAAGDLLLATSQDVLGTVLTDVMQLLLVVSLFAALLALHNSASRYIYALARDGVLPKALGRTVSGTPRNASAAQIGFATLVAAIFAVLGLDPVAFLTSSMTGFGTLAILVLQAMASIAVVVFFRQRRDPHWWSTFIAPGLGGAGLIGVIVLAVLNFPTMAGSDAAWIGLLPWLLPILIVAGLVMSVYLRRRRPETYAALGPDVR is encoded by the coding sequence ATGGCACAGCAGTCGACACCGGAGGCCGTCGGAGGGCAGCTTCGCGCTAATGCGTTGGGGACTGGCGGGATCGCGTTTCTCGTGTTGGCGGCTGTCGCGCCGTTGACGGGGATGGTCGTGATCGCGGGGCTGGGGATCGCGCTGGGCAACGGTGGCGGGATGCCCGCGTCGTTCCTGATCGCTGGGGTTGTGCTGTTGTTGTTCGGCATCGGGTACGCGCGGATGAGCCGGTACGTCTCCAATGCCGGTGGATTTTACGCCTATCTTGTCGCGGCGTTGGGACGTCCGGCTGGGCTTTCCGGGGCGTTTGTCGCGTTGGCTGGGTACAACTGCTTCGTGGCTGGGGCCGTCGGGACTTCTGGGGCGTTGACCGGGGGTGTCGTCAACCGGGTCTTTCATCTTGACTTGCCGTGGGAGTTTTGGGCTGGGTTGTCGGTGGCGGCGGTGTTTCTGCTGAGCCGTCGCGGGGTTGACGTTTCGGCGAAGGTGCTTGCCGTGTCGTTGATTCTTGAGGTCAGCATTCTGGTCGTGTTCGACGTTGTGGTGCTTGTGAAGTCTGGGTACTCGTTCAGCGCGTTGTCGCCCGCGGTCGTGACGTCGGGGTCGATCGGGCTGGGGTTGTTGTTCGCTGCCACGTGTTTTATCGGGTTTGAGGCGACAGCGCTGTTCAGCGAGGAAGCGCGAGACCCGAACAAGTCGGTGCCTCGGGCTACTTACATCGCGGTGATTGCGATCGGAGTATTCGCGGCGGTGACGTCGCTGGCGTTGGTGAGCGCGATCGGGGTGGAGAACGCGAAATCTGTGGCGCAGGACCATCTTGCGGCTGGTGACCTGTTGCTCGCCACCTCGCAGGATGTTCTCGGGACCGTGCTCACTGATGTCATGCAGTTGCTGCTGGTGGTCAGCCTTTTCGCCGCGTTGCTGGCGCTGCACAACTCGGCCAGCCGGTACATCTACGCGCTTGCTCGCGACGGTGTGTTGCCGAAGGCTTTGGGGCGCACGGTTTCTGGTACGCCGCGCAACGCCAGTGCGGCGCAGATCGGGTTCGCTACTCTGGTCGCGGCGATCTTCGCGGTGCTGGGGCTCGACCCGGTCGCGTTCTTGACGTCGTCGATGACTGGGTTCGGGACGTTGGCGATCCTCGTGCTGCAGGCGATGGCGTCGATCGCGGTGGTGGTGTTCTTCCGGCAGCGGCGCGATCCGCATTGGTGGAGCACGTTTATCGCGCCGGGGCTGGGCGGGGCCGGGTTGATCGGCGTGATTGTGCTGGCCGTGCTGAATTTTCCGACTATGGCAGGGTCGGACGCGGCGTGGATCGGACTGTTGCCGTGGTTGTTGCCGATTCTGATTGTCGCCGGGTTGGTGATGTCCGTTTACCTGCGACGGAGGCGGCCGGAGACGTACGCGGCGCTCGGGCCGGACGTGCGTTGA
- a CDS encoding phytoene desaturase family protein yields MTTAVVVGSGPNGLAAAAVLAKAGVDVTVLEAADEIGGGTRTYEAIVPGLLHDHCSATHPMAVGSPVLTDLGLDRYGLRWRLPEIDCVHPLDDGTAGVLRRSVSATAAGLGPDGRRWSALFSSPAQNYDALSEDILGPLLRVPRHPLLLGRFGLPTVAPATVLARYFRTEQARALWLGVAAHAFRPLDRPLSSAIGLGILTAGHRHGWAVAEGGSRAISDALAALVADFSGKIETGVRVQSVSQLPRADVVVWDVGPRALASVLGDRLPPRIRRAYERFRYGPGAFKVDFAVQDGIPWRSPEARSAGTVHLGGAAAEVASGERAVHNGRMPERPFVLLGQQYLADPSRSVGDVHPVWAYAHVPHGYTGDATEAITAQIERFAPGFRERVIGSVSTSSAEFAAGNPNFVGGNILTGAKDVRQLVFGPRATLQPYDVGVPGHFVCSAATPPGPGAHGMCGSHAAARALRYLRR; encoded by the coding sequence ATGACTACGGCGGTGGTGGTCGGCAGCGGACCCAACGGGCTCGCCGCGGCAGCGGTGCTGGCAAAGGCCGGGGTCGACGTGACAGTGCTGGAGGCCGCCGACGAAATCGGCGGCGGCACCCGCACTTACGAGGCGATCGTTCCCGGCCTGCTGCACGACCACTGCTCCGCGACGCATCCGATGGCGGTCGGCTCGCCGGTGCTGACCGACCTCGGGCTCGACCGGTACGGCCTGCGCTGGCGGCTGCCGGAGATCGACTGCGTGCACCCGCTCGACGACGGCACCGCCGGGGTCCTGCGGCGCTCGGTCTCCGCCACCGCCGCCGGGCTCGGTCCGGACGGACGCCGCTGGTCAGCGCTGTTCTCGTCGCCCGCGCAGAACTACGACGCGCTGAGCGAGGACATCCTCGGCCCGTTGCTGCGAGTGCCGAGACATCCGTTGCTGCTGGGCCGGTTCGGGCTGCCGACGGTCGCTCCGGCGACCGTGCTGGCCCGGTATTTCCGTACCGAACAGGCTCGTGCGCTGTGGCTTGGCGTTGCGGCGCATGCGTTCCGGCCGCTGGACCGGCCGCTGTCGTCGGCGATCGGGCTCGGCATTCTCACCGCTGGCCACCGGCACGGCTGGGCGGTCGCCGAAGGCGGGTCGCGGGCGATCAGCGACGCCTTGGCCGCGCTGGTAGCCGACTTCAGCGGGAAGATCGAGACCGGTGTGCGGGTGCAGTCGGTTTCGCAGTTGCCTCGGGCGGACGTGGTGGTGTGGGACGTCGGGCCTCGCGCACTGGCCTCGGTGCTCGGCGACCGGTTGCCGCCGCGGATCCGGCGGGCGTACGAGCGGTTCCGCTACGGTCCCGGTGCGTTCAAGGTGGACTTCGCGGTGCAGGACGGAATTCCGTGGCGGTCACCGGAAGCGCGTTCGGCCGGGACTGTCCACTTGGGAGGAGCGGCGGCGGAAGTCGCTTCCGGTGAGCGTGCAGTACACAATGGACGGATGCCGGAGCGGCCGTTTGTGTTGCTGGGTCAACAATACCTGGCCGACCCGTCGCGTTCGGTCGGCGATGTGCATCCGGTGTGGGCGTACGCGCATGTGCCGCATGGCTACACCGGCGACGCCACCGAGGCGATCACCGCACAGATCGAACGGTTCGCGCCGGGGTTCCGGGAACGGGTCATCGGCTCGGTGAGCACGTCGTCGGCGGAATTCGCTGCCGGGAACCCGAATTTCGTCGGCGGAAACATCCTCACTGGAGCGAAAGACGTGCGACAGCTGGTGTTCGGCCCGCGGGCGACCTTGCAGCCGTACGACGTGGGCGTGCCGGGGCACTTCGTGTGTTCCGCGGCCACGCCGCCGGGACCGGGAGCGCACGGGATGTGCGGCAGTCACGCGGCGGCGCGGGCGTTGCGGTACCTGCGGCGGTAA
- a CDS encoding response regulator has product MDRVRVVIVDDDQLVRMSLRLMLDGEADLEVAGEAADGDAAIAEVRRIRPDVVLMDVRMPGRDGLSATEAILSWPDPPRILVLTTFDSDEMVLGALRAGALGFVLKDTPPPDILAAVRAVADGNPALSPAATSRLITAAMGPQSSETRRTAREAAQARLAALTERERDTARAIAEGLSNAEVGARLHISVATVKAHTSSLFAKLGVVNRVQIALVVRDSEE; this is encoded by the coding sequence GTGGACCGGGTGCGGGTCGTGATCGTCGACGACGATCAGCTGGTGCGGATGTCGTTGCGGCTCATGCTCGACGGCGAAGCCGACCTGGAGGTCGCCGGCGAGGCCGCGGACGGCGACGCCGCCATCGCCGAGGTCCGGCGGATCCGGCCGGACGTCGTGCTGATGGACGTGCGGATGCCCGGCCGCGACGGTCTGAGCGCGACCGAAGCCATCCTCAGCTGGCCGGACCCGCCGCGGATCCTCGTGCTGACCACCTTCGACTCCGATGAGATGGTGCTCGGCGCGCTGCGGGCCGGGGCGCTTGGCTTCGTGCTCAAGGACACCCCGCCGCCGGACATCCTGGCCGCGGTGCGCGCCGTCGCCGACGGGAATCCCGCGCTGTCCCCGGCGGCCACCAGCAGGTTGATCACCGCGGCGATGGGGCCGCAGTCGTCCGAGACCCGGCGTACCGCGCGGGAGGCGGCGCAGGCGCGGCTGGCCGCGTTGACCGAACGCGAACGCGACACCGCGCGGGCGATCGCGGAGGGGCTGTCGAACGCCGAGGTCGGGGCGCGGCTGCACATCAGCGTGGCGACGGTGAAGGCGCATACGAGCAGCCTGTTCGCGAAGCTGGGCGTGGTGAACCGGGTGCAGATCGCGCTGGTGGTGCGCGACAGCGAGGAGTGA
- a CDS encoding FAD-binding oxidoreductase, whose protein sequence is MTRSWWGWGDIEEALTAEESEALVARTSAFLPAHDFTDHAPPSPDDLPVPPSRLRPPAALARLCSTDRTDRLSHARGKAFRDVVRNLEGRVEAVPDVVARPESEQDVLDLLDWCSTSGTPVIPYGGGSSVVGGIEPRFPAPAVSLDLGRLDQVVEIDQTSRTARVQAGVYGPALEDQLRPHGLTLRHYPQSFTHSTLGGWLATRAGGHFATLATHIDDLTESLRVVTPAGVSESRRLPGSGAGPSPDRLFLGSEGTLGVITEAWMRLQERPRWQAKASVSFTRYADAVRATRAIAQSGLYPANCRLLDAAEAFLNTGVQADGLLLLAFESADHPVDAWLDRALELTADHGGTVTARRGESGSAWRSAFLRMPYQRDALARRSMVVETFETACTWDAFESLHEAVTTAANAAIAEICGAGVVTCRFTHVYPDGPAPYYGIYATGRWGSTVAQWDELKTAVSKAILANGGTITHHHSVGRDHRPWYDRQRPDPFAAALSAAKDALDPAGVLNPGVLIR, encoded by the coding sequence ATGACACGGTCCTGGTGGGGTTGGGGCGACATCGAGGAAGCGCTGACCGCCGAAGAGTCGGAAGCGCTGGTCGCGCGCACGTCCGCCTTCCTTCCCGCCCACGACTTCACCGACCACGCTCCTCCCTCGCCGGACGACCTGCCGGTGCCGCCGTCCCGGCTCCGCCCGCCCGCCGCGCTGGCCCGGCTGTGCTCGACCGACCGGACCGACCGGCTGTCGCACGCGCGCGGCAAAGCGTTCCGAGACGTCGTCCGGAACCTGGAGGGGCGGGTCGAAGCGGTGCCGGATGTCGTCGCTCGCCCGGAGTCCGAGCAGGACGTGCTCGATCTCCTGGATTGGTGTTCCACCAGCGGCACGCCGGTAATCCCCTACGGCGGCGGCAGTTCCGTCGTCGGCGGCATCGAACCGCGTTTCCCAGCGCCCGCGGTGTCGCTGGACCTCGGCCGCCTCGACCAGGTCGTGGAGATCGACCAGACGAGCCGCACCGCGCGCGTCCAAGCCGGGGTGTACGGACCCGCGCTGGAGGACCAGCTCCGCCCGCACGGCCTGACGCTGCGGCACTATCCCCAGTCGTTCACGCACTCCACGCTCGGCGGCTGGCTGGCGACCCGCGCTGGCGGCCACTTCGCGACGCTGGCCACGCACATCGACGACCTGACCGAGTCCCTGCGCGTCGTGACTCCGGCCGGTGTCAGCGAGTCGCGCCGGCTGCCCGGTTCGGGGGCCGGACCGTCGCCGGATCGGCTGTTCCTCGGCTCGGAAGGCACACTGGGCGTGATCACCGAAGCCTGGATGCGGCTGCAGGAACGGCCGCGCTGGCAGGCGAAAGCGTCGGTGAGCTTCACCAGGTACGCCGATGCAGTACGAGCGACCAGGGCGATCGCCCAGTCCGGCCTGTACCCAGCGAACTGCCGCCTCCTCGACGCCGCGGAAGCGTTCCTCAACACCGGCGTCCAGGCCGACGGTTTGCTGCTGCTCGCGTTCGAATCCGCAGACCATCCGGTGGACGCCTGGCTGGACCGCGCCCTCGAACTCACCGCCGATCACGGCGGCACCGTCACCGCCCGCCGCGGCGAATCCGGTTCGGCGTGGCGATCGGCCTTCCTGCGGATGCCGTACCAGCGCGACGCGCTCGCCCGCCGGTCGATGGTGGTGGAGACCTTCGAAACCGCCTGCACCTGGGACGCGTTCGAGTCGCTGCACGAGGCCGTCACGACGGCCGCGAACGCGGCGATCGCCGAGATCTGCGGCGCGGGTGTCGTGACCTGCCGGTTCACCCACGTCTACCCGGACGGCCCCGCGCCGTACTACGGCATTTACGCGACCGGCCGCTGGGGCAGCACCGTCGCGCAGTGGGACGAGCTGAAAACCGCTGTGTCCAAAGCGATCCTGGCCAACGGCGGCACGATCACCCACCATCACTCGGTCGGCCGCGACCACCGTCCGTGGTATGACCGGCAGCGCCCGGACCCGTTCGCCGCCGCCCTGTCCGCGGCGAAGGACGCCCTCGACCCGGCCGGAGTGCTGAACCCGGGCGTCCTGATCCGGTAG